A genome region from Nocardioides cynanchi includes the following:
- a CDS encoding NAD-dependent succinate-semialdehyde dehydrogenase translates to MTGLDLLAKTGSRGLFIAGQWRESNTGARFQVHDPADESVITDVADGDTSDAMAALDAAVSVQADWAATAPRERGEILRRAFEAVIDQADDFAELISLEMGKTLAEARGEVTYGAEFLRWFSEEAVRIHGRWMQAPAGGSRLLTIRKPVGPCLFITPWNFPLAMGTRKIGPAVAAGCTMIVKPAELTPLTMLALAQVMDEAGLPAGVLNIVTTHHSKELSSTLMADERLRKVSFTGSTPVGKVLVRQSADQLQRMSMELGGNAPFVVFEDADVEAAVDGAMVAKMRNMGEACTAANRFLVHESVARQFGDLLGARMGALRTGRGQEAGTDVGPLINDDAVQSIGQLVADAVDDGAEVLCGGSAPDGPGHFYSPTVLLGVPAQARINREEIFGPVAPITTFTTDEEAIALANDTEYGLASYVYTRDLARTIKVAEALEFGMVGMNTGLLSNPAAPFGGVKASGFGREGGFEGIEEYLDTTYVALPV, encoded by the coding sequence ATGACTGGACTAGACCTCTTGGCAAAGACCGGCTCGCGCGGTCTGTTCATCGCTGGACAGTGGCGCGAGTCGAACACCGGGGCGAGGTTCCAGGTGCACGACCCGGCCGACGAGTCGGTGATCACCGACGTCGCGGACGGCGACACCTCCGACGCCATGGCGGCCCTCGACGCGGCCGTCTCCGTCCAGGCCGACTGGGCCGCCACCGCGCCCCGCGAGCGCGGCGAGATCCTGCGTCGCGCCTTCGAGGCGGTGATCGACCAGGCCGACGACTTCGCCGAGCTGATCAGCCTCGAGATGGGCAAGACGCTGGCCGAGGCCAGGGGAGAGGTGACCTACGGTGCGGAGTTCCTGCGCTGGTTCTCCGAGGAGGCGGTGCGGATCCACGGTCGCTGGATGCAGGCGCCGGCGGGAGGCTCACGACTGCTGACGATCCGCAAGCCGGTCGGTCCGTGCCTGTTCATCACCCCGTGGAACTTCCCGCTGGCGATGGGCACCCGCAAGATCGGCCCGGCCGTGGCCGCGGGCTGCACGATGATCGTCAAGCCGGCCGAGCTGACCCCCCTGACCATGCTGGCCCTGGCCCAGGTGATGGACGAGGCCGGTCTGCCGGCGGGGGTGCTCAACATCGTGACCACCCACCACAGCAAGGAGCTCAGCTCGACGCTGATGGCCGACGAGCGCCTGCGCAAGGTCAGCTTCACCGGCTCGACCCCGGTCGGCAAGGTGCTGGTCCGCCAGTCCGCCGACCAGCTCCAGCGGATGTCGATGGAGCTCGGCGGCAACGCGCCGTTCGTGGTCTTCGAGGACGCCGACGTCGAGGCCGCCGTCGACGGCGCGATGGTCGCCAAGATGCGCAACATGGGCGAGGCCTGCACCGCGGCCAACCGCTTCCTGGTGCACGAGTCGGTGGCCCGGCAGTTCGGCGACCTGCTCGGTGCGCGGATGGGTGCCCTGCGCACCGGTCGTGGCCAGGAGGCCGGCACCGACGTGGGGCCGCTGATCAACGACGACGCGGTGCAGAGCATCGGGCAGCTGGTCGCCGACGCGGTCGACGACGGTGCCGAGGTGCTCTGCGGTGGCTCGGCGCCCGACGGCCCGGGCCACTTCTACTCGCCCACGGTGCTGCTCGGCGTCCCCGCCCAGGCTCGGATCAACCGCGAGGAGATCTTCGGGCCGGTTGCGCCGATCACCACCTTCACCACCGACGAGGAGGCGATCGCGCTGGCCAACGACACCGAGTACGGCCTGGCCTCCTACGTCTACACCAGGGACCTGGCCCGCACGATCAAGGTCGCCGAGGCGCTGGAGTTCGGCATGGTCGGCATGAACACCGGCCTGCTCTCCAACCCCGCGGCGCCGTTCGGCGGGGTGAAGGCGAGCGGGTTCGGGCGCGAGGGCGGCTTCGAGGGCATCGAGGAGTACCTCGACACGACGTACGTCGCGCTCCCGGTGTGA
- a CDS encoding helix-turn-helix transcriptional regulator — MLEPWGADSSTSYEPVADDSARVLILARDALSQGRIGDASAAVDSVGRDDVPAEVRAGLALIGLVARLARGDVRGAAPYSRELTGLTRERGRVAALAWYGLAELAAARAQTDLAITAFEHVDEEQSTGRDHPWLPWRSGVARLIAGRGEIATANALVEKELAEARSSDSPYAVAYALRTLAAVAPTSDRIGLLEDALDTLAGVGAARLEAQIRTDLAGWLMLLQPAEKARSVELLRSAEAYSRREDLGPLLSRVRWLLERLGEHADGELPGRLAELSAAERRVAQRVVTGKRNREIAEELGVSVKSVEWHVSHILRKLSITSRGELADALAQPRQQR, encoded by the coding sequence ATGCTCGAGCCCTGGGGGGCGGACTCAAGCACGTCGTACGAACCTGTTGCGGACGATTCCGCCCGTGTGCTGATCCTGGCCCGTGACGCCTTGTCACAGGGTCGGATCGGCGACGCCTCGGCCGCCGTCGACAGCGTGGGTCGCGACGACGTCCCTGCTGAGGTGCGGGCCGGTCTGGCCCTGATCGGTCTGGTCGCGCGGCTCGCTCGCGGTGACGTCCGTGGCGCCGCTCCCTACTCCCGCGAGCTGACCGGCCTGACCCGTGAGCGAGGTCGGGTCGCCGCTCTCGCGTGGTACGGGCTGGCCGAGCTCGCCGCCGCCCGGGCGCAGACCGATCTCGCGATCACGGCCTTCGAGCACGTCGACGAGGAGCAGTCCACCGGTCGCGACCACCCGTGGCTGCCGTGGCGCAGCGGGGTGGCGCGCCTGATCGCCGGCCGCGGTGAGATCGCGACCGCCAACGCCCTGGTCGAGAAGGAGCTCGCGGAGGCGCGCAGCAGCGACTCGCCGTACGCCGTGGCCTATGCCCTGCGCACCCTCGCGGCGGTGGCCCCGACCAGCGACCGGATCGGGCTGCTGGAGGACGCGCTCGACACCCTCGCCGGGGTCGGCGCCGCCCGCCTCGAGGCGCAGATCCGGACCGACCTGGCCGGCTGGCTGATGCTCCTGCAGCCGGCGGAGAAGGCGCGCTCGGTCGAGCTGCTCCGCTCGGCCGAGGCCTACTCCCGGCGCGAGGACCTCGGGCCCCTGCTCTCCCGCGTGCGCTGGCTGCTCGAGCGCCTCGGCGAGCACGCCGACGGCGAGCTGCCGGGGCGCCTGGCCGAGCTCAGCGCCGCCGAGCGCCGGGTGGCCCAGCGCGTGGTCACGGGCAAGCGCAACCGCGAGATCGCCGAGGAGCTCGGGGTAAGCGTGAAGTCGGTGGAGTGGCATGTCTCGCACATCCTCCGCAAGCTGTCGATCACCTCGCGCGGCGAGCTGGCCGACGCGCTGGCGCAGCCGCGCCAGCAGCGCTGA
- a CDS encoding glycerol-3-phosphate dehydrogenase/oxidase, translating into MSTAPVPTGRIRPGLVEAPEAVDVLVVGLGVTGAGCALDAVSRGLSVLAVDAHDLAFGTSRWSSKLVHGGLRYLANGQLAVAHESAVERGILMEVTAPHLTHPLPMLLPLGTGTGRTQGTLLRAGIGAGDLLRLAAGTSRGTLPRPRHLSATEALHLAPVLAAEGLRGALLSWDGQLEDDARLVATIARTAADLGADVRTHSRVVGLDGRGARLRDEVTGRTHEVTARAVINAAGVWAGDLVDDIRLRPSRGAHLVLRAETLPALRVALTLPVPGERNRFVMALPQPDGQVYLGLTDEPVEGERPDVPEPTDDEIDFLLDTVSSGLGHRLTRSDVVGAFAGLRPLLQAEGRTADLSRRHAVLTSTTGVVTVVGGKLTTYRRMAQDAVDAAVSRPGLSAAPSRTATLPLAGAAPRLELARLVAAGPSPRLVRRYGADADLVLADARAVTGLADDELLAPVSPRVPVTLAELVFGVTHEGALDVADLLDRRTRVGLVAEDREAAEPLARRALGVAAARC; encoded by the coding sequence ATGAGCACGGCTCCGGTGCCGACCGGCCGGATCCGGCCCGGGCTGGTCGAGGCTCCCGAGGCGGTCGACGTCCTGGTCGTCGGCCTGGGTGTCACCGGCGCCGGCTGCGCCCTCGACGCCGTCTCACGCGGGCTGAGCGTGCTCGCCGTCGACGCCCACGACCTCGCCTTCGGTACGTCGCGCTGGTCGAGCAAGCTGGTCCACGGCGGCCTGCGCTACCTCGCCAACGGCCAGCTCGCCGTGGCCCACGAGAGCGCCGTCGAGCGCGGGATCCTGATGGAGGTCACCGCACCCCACCTGACCCACCCCCTCCCGATGCTGCTCCCGCTCGGCACCGGGACCGGGCGCACCCAGGGCACCCTGCTGCGCGCCGGGATCGGCGCCGGCGACCTCCTGCGCCTGGCGGCCGGCACCTCGCGCGGCACCCTGCCCCGCCCTCGTCACCTCTCGGCCACCGAGGCCCTCCATCTCGCACCGGTCCTGGCGGCCGAGGGCCTGCGCGGCGCCCTGCTGTCGTGGGACGGCCAGCTCGAGGACGACGCCCGGCTGGTGGCCACGATCGCGCGCACCGCAGCCGACCTGGGGGCGGACGTCCGCACCCACAGCCGGGTCGTCGGGCTCGACGGCCGGGGGGCACGGCTGCGCGACGAGGTGACCGGGCGGACGCACGAGGTCACCGCCCGAGCCGTGATCAACGCCGCCGGCGTGTGGGCCGGCGACCTCGTCGACGACATCCGGCTCCGCCCCAGCCGCGGCGCCCACCTGGTGCTGCGCGCCGAGACCCTCCCCGCCCTCCGGGTGGCCCTGACCTTGCCGGTCCCCGGTGAGCGCAACCGCTTCGTGATGGCGCTCCCGCAGCCCGACGGCCAGGTCTACCTCGGCCTGACCGACGAGCCGGTCGAGGGCGAGCGGCCCGACGTGCCCGAGCCCACCGACGACGAGATCGACTTCCTGCTCGACACCGTCTCCTCCGGCCTCGGCCACCGGCTGACCCGCTCCGACGTCGTCGGGGCGTTCGCCGGCCTGCGTCCGCTGCTCCAGGCCGAGGGCCGCACCGCCGACCTGTCCCGTCGCCACGCCGTCCTGACCTCGACCACCGGGGTGGTGACGGTGGTCGGCGGCAAGCTCACCACCTACCGCCGGATGGCCCAGGACGCCGTCGACGCCGCCGTGTCCCGGCCCGGACTGAGCGCGGCGCCGAGCCGCACCGCGACGCTGCCGCTGGCCGGCGCGGCCCCACGGCTGGAGCTGGCCCGGCTCGTCGCCGCCGGGCCGTCGCCACGCCTGGTCCGCAGGTACGGCGCCGACGCGGACCTCGTCCTCGCCGACGCCCGGGCGGTGACCGGGCTGGCCGACGACGAGCTGCTCGCCCCCGTGTCGCCCCGGGTTCCGGTCACCCTGGCCGAGCTGGTCTTCGGGGTCACGCACGAGGGCGCCCTCGACGTCGCCGACCTCCTCGACCGGCGTACCCGGGTCGGCTTGGTCGCCGAGGATCGGGAGGCCGCCGAGCCCCTCGCCCGCCGGGCTCTGGGCGTGGCGGCGGCTCGTTGTTGA